One region of Streptomyces subrutilus genomic DNA includes:
- a CDS encoding GNAT family N-acetyltransferase — MKIIDLEPGDPRLTDDLLPVLLELRPHLTEDLFRSILAEGQSQGLRFTAAYDEDGVCVGAAAWRIVANTYLVRKLYVDDLVTAATARSNGVGHALLAHLEGHARAADCTALTLDSGTQRTDAHRFYFRERMAVTAFSFEKPLT; from the coding sequence ATGAAGATCATCGACCTGGAGCCCGGCGACCCGCGGCTGACCGACGACCTGCTCCCCGTGCTGCTCGAGCTGCGCCCCCACCTCACCGAGGACCTGTTCCGCTCGATCCTCGCGGAGGGCCAGAGCCAGGGGCTGCGGTTCACCGCGGCCTACGACGAGGACGGCGTGTGCGTCGGCGCGGCGGCCTGGCGGATCGTCGCGAACACCTACCTGGTCCGCAAGCTGTACGTCGACGACCTGGTCACCGCCGCCACCGCCCGCTCCAACGGCGTGGGCCACGCGCTGCTCGCACACCTCGAGGGCCATGCCAGGGCCGCCGACTGCACCGCGCTCACCTTGGACTCCGGCACCCAGCGCACCGACGCGCACCGCTTCTACTTCCGCGAGCGGATGGCCGTGACCGCCTTCAGCTTCGAGAAGCCCCTCACCTGA
- a CDS encoding YciI family protein: MKYMLMLLGKQADYDAMAGRPGGDGPAWSPADLKAMVEHMEALNAELVAAGEWVDAQGLAEPRQARLVTAGADGAPHVSDVPYGETSAVLAGYWVVDVADFDRAAEIAARAYACPIPEGAPNYPVVVHPVGEAPVQGDGS, translated from the coding sequence ATGAAGTACATGCTGATGCTCCTGGGCAAGCAGGCCGACTACGACGCCATGGCGGGCCGGCCGGGCGGCGACGGTCCGGCCTGGTCGCCGGCCGACCTCAAGGCGATGGTCGAGCACATGGAAGCGCTGAACGCGGAGCTGGTCGCGGCGGGCGAGTGGGTCGACGCCCAGGGGCTCGCCGAACCCCGCCAGGCCCGCCTGGTGACCGCCGGGGCCGACGGCGCACCGCACGTGTCCGACGTGCCGTACGGGGAGACCAGCGCGGTGCTCGCCGGGTACTGGGTCGTCGATGTCGCCGACTTCGACCGGGCGGCCGAGATCGCCGCCCGCGCCTACGCCTGCCCGATCCCCGAGGGCGCGCCGAACTATCCCGTCGTCGTCCACCCGGTGGGCGAGGCCCCGGTGCAGGGGGACGGGTCCTGA
- a CDS encoding AMP-binding protein: MVAARYVTELTGAWERYADRPAIGTGPALMSYADVREHTYRLAGVLAETGVGRGSGLACVAGQNRSEVLLVRLAAHVLGARLTQVVAGPALYGLEFILRDCRPDLVLHDTPVPDTGAPRLGLDELLRRAAGREPVPVDVRAREDDVARVTYTGGTTGLPKGVASTFRAMAARTTARAADPDRADPVYLSVTSLAQRSGGRSLEQLRAGGRVEVLAPFTPRDFAAACRRLGRVSTYLTTSMVYRLLDDPVTAAGVPGLEAVSYGDSPILPARLREAVTRWGGRWQQGYGMNEAAVISRLTPADHAAAVAGRPELLASVGRPVAGVRVEVRDKDGVAVPPGTTGEVWMRSGAMMAGYWGRPDLTASALRDGWLRTGDLGHLGDDGYLYLDDRVQDVVMVDGDNVYCVPVEAAMARHPAVGEAAVVGRHSDVTGEEVCAFLVPAPGCTPGAGIADEACDLVEEALSPAHRPTAVFWERAIPRTPRGKPDKRRLRERAAGAGG; encoded by the coding sequence ATGGTGGCCGCACGGTACGTCACGGAACTGACAGGGGCATGGGAGCGGTACGCGGACCGCCCCGCGATCGGCACCGGGCCCGCGCTCATGTCGTACGCGGACGTACGCGAGCACACCTACCGGCTGGCCGGGGTGCTCGCGGAGACCGGGGTCGGGCGCGGATCCGGGCTCGCCTGTGTGGCCGGGCAGAACCGGTCCGAGGTCCTGCTGGTACGGCTGGCCGCGCACGTCCTGGGCGCGCGGCTGACCCAGGTGGTCGCCGGGCCGGCGCTGTACGGACTGGAGTTCATCCTGCGCGACTGCCGCCCGGACCTCGTGCTGCACGACACCCCCGTGCCCGACACGGGCGCGCCCCGGCTGGGGCTGGACGAGCTGCTGCGACGCGCCGCCGGCCGCGAGCCCGTGCCGGTGGACGTACGGGCGCGGGAGGACGACGTGGCCCGGGTGACGTACACGGGCGGTACGACGGGCCTGCCCAAGGGGGTGGCCTCCACCTTCCGCGCGATGGCCGCGCGCACCACCGCACGGGCGGCCGACCCCGACCGGGCGGACCCCGTCTACCTGTCGGTCACCTCGCTGGCCCAGCGGTCCGGAGGGCGGTCCCTGGAACAGCTGCGGGCCGGGGGCCGGGTGGAGGTCCTCGCCCCGTTCACGCCTCGGGACTTCGCCGCGGCCTGCCGGCGGCTGGGGCGGGTGTCGACGTACCTGACGACCTCGATGGTGTACCGGCTGCTGGACGATCCCGTGACGGCCGCGGGCGTGCCGGGGCTGGAAGCGGTCTCGTACGGGGATTCACCCATCCTGCCCGCGCGGCTGCGGGAGGCGGTGACCCGCTGGGGCGGCCGGTGGCAGCAGGGCTACGGCATGAACGAGGCGGCGGTGATCAGCCGCCTCACCCCGGCGGACCACGCCGCGGCGGTGGCCGGCCGGCCGGAGCTGCTGGCCTCCGTGGGGCGGCCCGTGGCCGGGGTGCGGGTCGAGGTGCGCGACAAGGACGGCGTCGCGGTGCCCCCGGGGACGACGGGCGAGGTGTGGATGCGGTCGGGGGCCATGATGGCCGGCTACTGGGGACGGCCCGATCTGACGGCGTCGGCGCTGCGCGACGGATGGCTGCGGACCGGGGACCTCGGCCACCTCGGCGACGACGGCTACCTGTACCTCGACGACCGGGTCCAGGACGTGGTGATGGTGGACGGGGACAACGTGTACTGCGTACCGGTGGAGGCCGCGATGGCCCGGCATCCCGCCGTGGGCGAGGCCGCGGTGGTGGGCCGGCACAGCGATGTCACCGGTGAGGAGGTGTGCGCCTTCCTGGTGCCGGCGCCGGGGTGCACGCCCGGCGCCGGAATCGCGGACGAGGCCTGCGACCTGGTGGAGGAGGCGCTGTCCCCGGCGCACCGCCCGACCGCCGTGTTCTGGGAACGGGCGATCCCGCGGACCCCGCGCGGCAAGCCGGACAAGCGGCGGCTGCGGGAACGCGCTGCGGGTGCGGGCGGCTAG
- a CDS encoding rodlin, translated as MIKKIMATAAATASLVGAGAAVAAPAMAIGNDNGVNTVNGNGASQVYGNQKTHGDLSPQLGLVQGTLNKPCIGLPAKVNAQSLVGLINVGVQDINVLSNPMNQQCTENSTQAKGDEPLSHILSNIPVLSGNLSAGS; from the coding sequence ATGATCAAGAAGATTATGGCCACCGCCGCCGCCACCGCTTCCCTCGTCGGCGCGGGCGCCGCGGTCGCCGCCCCGGCCATGGCCATCGGCAACGACAACGGCGTCAACACCGTGAACGGCAACGGTGCTTCGCAGGTCTACGGCAACCAGAAGACCCACGGCGACCTGAGCCCGCAGCTCGGCCTGGTCCAGGGCACCCTGAACAAGCCCTGCATCGGCCTGCCCGCCAAGGTCAACGCCCAGTCGCTGGTGGGGCTGATCAACGTCGGCGTCCAGGACATCAACGTCCTGTCCAACCCGATGAACCAGCAGTGCACCGAGAACTCCACCCAGGCCAAGGGTGACGAGCCGCTCTCGCACATCCTCAGCAACATCCCGGTCCTGTCGGGCAACCTCTCGGCCGGCAGCTGA
- a CDS encoding ABC transporter substrate-binding protein: MSRTSRPFRIAAATATLTALGLLATACGDGDGSGKAAGGTAAQPVEITYWSWMPGTKQTAEAFNASHDTIKVKFAEVPAGQSGGYDKLAAGVKAGNGPDVMNIEYQAIPDLVTQGLLADSSKLLGPTVKKQPEQVQALVTLGGKQWAAPFDVGPQMLYYRKDLFEQHKIAVPTTWAEFRTAAEEVKKADPEARITSFWGDEAATWAGLAQQAGAKWYGTEGDAWKVSINDAATKKVAAYWGDLVKNDLVFNHKAWSPESTKAAAENKVYTRLGASWSAGSLKTEQAKQEGKWASVALPGWGDGKIGMVGGSSFAVIKDSKKAEAAAEFVKWATTSPEAVKARLSLGTSSAMPADAALRETAKASFDTRFYGGQDIYATAAEQVPNIATGWIWSPVHNATSVELVAALAKAQDGNFAPAFDTAQAAAQKLINDRGLKLAK; the protein is encoded by the coding sequence ATGTCGCGCACTTCACGTCCGTTCCGCATAGCCGCCGCCACCGCGACCCTCACCGCCCTCGGGCTTCTGGCCACCGCCTGCGGCGACGGCGACGGTTCCGGCAAGGCCGCCGGCGGCACCGCCGCCCAGCCCGTGGAGATCACCTACTGGTCCTGGATGCCGGGCACGAAGCAGACGGCCGAGGCCTTCAACGCGAGCCACGACACCATCAAGGTCAAGTTCGCCGAGGTGCCCGCGGGCCAGTCCGGCGGCTACGACAAGCTCGCCGCCGGCGTGAAGGCCGGAAACGGCCCCGACGTCATGAACATCGAGTACCAGGCCATCCCCGACCTCGTCACGCAGGGACTGCTCGCCGACTCCTCCAAGCTCCTCGGACCCACCGTCAAGAAGCAGCCGGAACAGGTGCAGGCCCTCGTCACCCTCGGCGGCAAGCAGTGGGCCGCGCCCTTCGACGTGGGCCCCCAGATGCTCTACTACCGCAAGGACCTCTTCGAACAGCACAAGATCGCCGTCCCCACGACCTGGGCGGAGTTCAGAACCGCCGCCGAGGAGGTCAAGAAGGCCGACCCCGAGGCGCGCATCACCTCGTTCTGGGGCGACGAGGCGGCGACCTGGGCGGGCCTGGCCCAGCAGGCCGGTGCCAAGTGGTACGGCACCGAGGGCGACGCGTGGAAGGTGAGCATCAACGACGCCGCCACCAAGAAGGTGGCCGCGTACTGGGGCGACCTGGTCAAGAACGACCTGGTCTTCAACCACAAGGCGTGGAGCCCGGAGTCGACCAAGGCGGCCGCCGAGAACAAGGTGTACACCCGCCTCGGCGCATCCTGGAGCGCGGGCAGCCTGAAGACCGAGCAGGCCAAGCAGGAGGGCAAGTGGGCCTCCGTCGCCCTTCCGGGCTGGGGTGACGGGAAGATCGGCATGGTGGGCGGCTCCTCCTTCGCCGTCATCAAGGACAGCAAGAAGGCGGAGGCCGCCGCCGAGTTCGTCAAGTGGGCCACCACCAGCCCCGAGGCCGTCAAGGCCCGGCTCAGCCTGGGCACCTCCAGCGCCATGCCCGCCGACGCGGCGCTGCGCGAGACGGCCAAGGCCTCCTTCGACACCAGGTTCTACGGCGGCCAGGACATCTACGCCACCGCCGCCGAGCAGGTCCCGAACATCGCCACCGGCTGGATCTGGAGCCCGGTCCACAACGCCACCTCGGTCGAACTCGTCGCCGCCCTCGCCAAGGCCCAGGACGGCAACTTCGCGCCCGCCTTCGACACGGCGCAGGCCGCGGCCCAGAAGCTGATCAACGACCGCGGTCTGAAGCTCGCGAAGTAG
- a CDS encoding carbohydrate ABC transporter permease — protein MTAPFAPSSTRRPGRGRRGQRTAAALLIGPFVLLFLAVMVVPIGYAAYLSLFREQSSGLGFGGTRTFFSGIDNYVRALTAPALQKGFLHIAAYCAVYIPVMIGGALVLALLIDSTLARAKRFFQLAAFLPHAVPGLIAAIIWVFLYTPGLSPIHQFLDWAGTRVDFFGDDAILFSMANATAWQWIGYNMVIFYAALQAIPRETLEAAIVDGSGALRTALSVKLPMIRSSVVLTTLFTCIGAIQLFTEPETFRYDATGLSPEWSPTMFIYQAAFSKHDYGIAAAASLILALLGALLSFVVTRLGNRWKEA, from the coding sequence GTGACAGCACCGTTCGCCCCCAGCAGCACGCGGCGCCCAGGCCGCGGCCGGCGCGGTCAACGCACCGCCGCCGCCCTGCTCATCGGACCGTTCGTCCTGCTCTTCCTCGCCGTCATGGTCGTCCCCATCGGGTATGCCGCCTACCTCAGCCTCTTCCGGGAGCAGTCCTCCGGCCTCGGGTTCGGCGGAACGCGGACCTTCTTCAGCGGCATCGACAACTACGTCCGGGCGCTGACCGCCCCCGCCCTGCAGAAGGGCTTCCTGCACATCGCCGCCTACTGCGCGGTCTACATCCCCGTCATGATCGGCGGGGCGCTGGTCCTCGCCCTGCTCATCGACTCGACCCTGGCCCGGGCCAAGCGGTTCTTCCAGCTCGCCGCCTTCCTGCCGCACGCGGTGCCCGGACTGATCGCCGCCATCATCTGGGTGTTCCTCTACACCCCGGGCCTCAGCCCCATCCACCAGTTCCTCGACTGGGCCGGCACCCGGGTCGACTTCTTCGGCGACGACGCCATCCTGTTCTCGATGGCCAACGCCACCGCCTGGCAGTGGATCGGCTACAACATGGTGATCTTCTACGCGGCCCTGCAGGCGATCCCGCGCGAGACCCTGGAGGCCGCGATCGTCGACGGCTCCGGTGCCCTCCGCACCGCCCTGTCTGTCAAACTCCCCATGATCCGCTCCTCGGTGGTCCTCACCACCCTCTTCACCTGCATCGGCGCCATCCAGCTGTTCACCGAGCCGGAGACCTTCCGCTACGACGCCACCGGCCTGTCGCCCGAGTGGTCCCCGACGATGTTCATCTACCAGGCCGCCTTCTCCAAGCACGACTACGGGATCGCCGCCGCGGCCTCGCTCATCCTGGCCCTGCTCGGCGCCCTGCTGTCCTTTGTCGTCACCAGGCTCGGAAACCGGTGGAAGGAAGCATGA
- a CDS encoding carbohydrate ABC transporter permease, whose protein sequence is MSTLTADKTTHPAPDGAPRRRPPHPPRRPRTGGRILASKAAVNGILVLIALYTLMPLTWLLFAATKNNADLFGRPGFTLGDFSLFANLGDLFTYNDGIFGRWLLNSFVYSVLGSLASTLLSLGAGYAFDKYDFRGKEKLYGFILLGLLVPATVISLPMYLLASKVGIVNSYWAILIPGLVSPFGVYLSRIFAEGYVPGETLEAARMDGAGELRIFGSVALPMLAPAFVTVFLFSFTGSWNSFFLPLVMLNDHELYPVGLGLFNWNATLTQYPDQYALLITGSLVSVLPLAVAFLCLQRFWRSGLTAGAVK, encoded by the coding sequence ATGAGCACCCTCACCGCGGACAAGACCACGCACCCCGCGCCCGACGGCGCCCCGCGCCGCCGCCCCCCGCACCCGCCCCGCCGCCCGCGCACCGGCGGCCGGATCCTCGCCTCGAAGGCCGCGGTCAACGGCATCCTCGTGCTGATCGCCCTCTACACCCTGATGCCGCTCACCTGGCTGTTGTTCGCCGCGACCAAGAACAACGCGGACCTCTTCGGCAGGCCCGGCTTCACCCTCGGCGACTTCAGCCTGTTCGCCAACCTCGGTGACCTCTTCACGTACAACGACGGCATCTTCGGGCGCTGGCTGCTCAACAGCTTCGTCTACTCCGTCCTCGGGTCCCTCGCCTCGACCCTGCTGAGCCTCGGCGCGGGCTACGCCTTCGACAAGTACGACTTCCGGGGCAAGGAGAAGCTGTACGGCTTCATCCTCCTCGGCCTGCTGGTCCCCGCCACCGTCATCTCCCTGCCCATGTATCTGCTCGCCTCCAAGGTCGGCATCGTCAACAGCTACTGGGCCATCCTGATCCCCGGCCTGGTCAGCCCCTTCGGCGTCTACCTCTCCCGGATCTTCGCCGAGGGCTACGTCCCCGGCGAGACCCTTGAGGCCGCGCGCATGGACGGCGCCGGCGAACTGCGCATCTTCGGCTCCGTCGCCCTGCCGATGCTCGCTCCCGCCTTCGTCACCGTCTTCCTGTTCTCCTTCACCGGCAGCTGGAACAGCTTCTTCCTGCCGCTGGTCATGCTCAACGACCACGAGCTCTACCCCGTGGGACTCGGCCTGTTCAACTGGAACGCCACCCTCACCCAGTACCCCGACCAATACGCCCTGCTCATCACCGGCTCCCTGGTCTCCGTCCTGCCGCTCGCCGTGGCCTTCCTCTGCCTCCAGCGCTTCTGGCGCTCCGGCCTGACCGCGGGCGCGGTGAAGTGA
- a CDS encoding hydroxyacid dehydrogenase encodes MGAAIHRTLLGAAALERLPRVADTDPAVLVTDYRAADPELLARAEILFTHWGCPVLDEEALRRLPALKAVVHAAGSVKHHITPAVWERGITVSSAAQANAQPVAEFTLAAILFANKRVLESARRYRREQGAYELLPYFAGHGNYRRTVGIVGASRIGRRVIELLRPFDLDVLLYDPYVDPAEAAALGVSPLPLAELVSRSHVVSIHAPQLPETRRMFDAELLGRLADGATLVNTARGSLVDTDALVAELRTGRIHAVIDVTDPEEPPAGSPLYTLPNVLLTPHIAGSLGNELTRMAHWAIDEVEHYAQGRPFAHGVGPDELLRSA; translated from the coding sequence ATGGGCGCCGCCATCCACCGCACGCTCCTCGGGGCCGCCGCGCTGGAGCGGCTGCCCCGCGTCGCGGACACCGACCCCGCCGTGCTCGTCACCGACTACCGGGCCGCCGACCCGGAGCTGCTCGCCCGCGCCGAGATCCTCTTCACCCACTGGGGCTGCCCGGTCCTCGACGAGGAGGCACTGCGGCGGCTGCCCGCGCTCAAGGCCGTCGTCCACGCCGCCGGGTCCGTCAAACACCACATCACCCCGGCCGTCTGGGAGCGGGGCATCACCGTCTCCTCCGCCGCGCAGGCCAACGCCCAGCCCGTCGCCGAGTTCACCCTCGCCGCCATCCTCTTCGCGAACAAGAGGGTCCTGGAGAGCGCCCGGCGCTACCGCCGCGAGCAGGGCGCGTACGAACTCCTCCCGTACTTCGCCGGACACGGCAACTACCGGCGCACCGTGGGCATCGTCGGCGCCTCCCGCATCGGCCGCCGCGTCATCGAACTGCTGCGCCCCTTCGACCTCGACGTGCTGCTGTACGACCCGTACGTGGACCCGGCGGAGGCCGCCGCCCTCGGCGTGAGTCCGCTCCCGCTCGCCGAACTCGTCTCGCGAAGCCACGTGGTCTCGATCCACGCCCCCCAACTCCCGGAGACCCGCCGCATGTTCGACGCGGAGCTGCTCGGCCGGCTCGCCGACGGCGCCACCCTCGTCAACACCGCCCGGGGCTCCCTCGTCGACACCGACGCCCTCGTAGCCGAGCTGCGGACCGGCCGCATCCACGCCGTCATCGACGTCACCGACCCCGAAGAGCCGCCCGCCGGCTCGCCCCTCTACACCCTGCCCAACGTGCTCCTCACCCCGCACATCGCGGGCTCGCTCGGCAACGAGCTGACCCGTATGGCGCACTGGGCGATCGACGAGGTGGAACACTACGCACAGGGCCGCCCCTTCGCCCACGGAGTCGGCCCGGACGAGCTGCTGCGCTCGGCATGA
- a CDS encoding PRC-barrel domain-containing protein, giving the protein MTEHVWSFRPASGHVAGTDLTGYTVEATDGRIGKVDQHNDEAGDAYLLVDTGVWIFGREILVPAGVVTRVDPETRTVHVDGTRQQIKAAPEFLRERHLGDPAYREALVTFWDVGPYGGPFGGHRV; this is encoded by the coding sequence GTGACGGAGCATGTGTGGAGTTTCCGGCCTGCCTCGGGCCATGTGGCGGGCACCGACCTGACGGGCTACACGGTCGAGGCGACGGACGGCCGCATCGGCAAGGTCGACCAGCACAACGACGAGGCCGGCGACGCCTATCTACTGGTCGACACCGGGGTGTGGATCTTCGGCAGGGAGATCCTCGTCCCGGCGGGCGTGGTGACCCGCGTCGACCCGGAGACCCGGACCGTCCATGTGGACGGGACCAGGCAGCAGATCAAGGCCGCCCCGGAGTTCCTCCGTGAGCGGCACCTCGGCGACCCGGCCTACCGCGAGGCGCTGGTCACCTTCTGGGACGTGGGCCCGTACGGCGGCCCGTTCGGCGGGCACCGCGTCTGA
- a CDS encoding tyrosine-protein phosphatase produces MDRHIHFDRLHNFRDLGGYPAADGLSVRWGRLFRSDSLGKLRDGDWERFLELGIGAVIDLRYSWEIEAKGRVPEHPSLAYHHLSIEHRPYDQAALGPGVETGPYLTERYMEVAHDGVGELRTALRVIAAQQGPVAFHCASGKDRTGLLAAVVLALLGVCEEVIVEDFALTGLATDRLLADWRADHPGQEPGWPGFGQAPAEVMRLFLAALTREHGSVRAYAAGLLGADDALVATLRANLLEPARQNT; encoded by the coding sequence GTGGACAGACACATACACTTCGACCGGCTGCACAACTTCCGTGATCTGGGCGGCTATCCGGCCGCGGACGGCCTCTCGGTGCGCTGGGGCCGGCTGTTCCGCTCCGACTCTCTGGGCAAGCTGCGGGACGGCGACTGGGAGCGGTTCCTGGAACTCGGCATCGGGGCGGTCATCGACCTGCGGTACTCCTGGGAGATCGAAGCGAAGGGGCGGGTGCCCGAGCACCCGTCCCTCGCCTACCACCACCTCAGCATCGAACACCGCCCGTACGACCAGGCGGCCCTCGGCCCCGGCGTGGAGACCGGCCCCTACCTCACCGAGCGGTACATGGAGGTGGCCCACGACGGCGTCGGCGAACTGCGCACGGCCCTGCGGGTGATCGCCGCCCAGCAGGGCCCGGTCGCCTTCCACTGCGCGTCCGGCAAGGACCGCACCGGGCTGCTGGCCGCGGTGGTCCTGGCCCTGCTCGGGGTCTGCGAGGAGGTCATCGTCGAGGACTTCGCCCTCACCGGCCTCGCGACCGACCGGCTGCTCGCCGACTGGCGGGCGGACCACCCCGGCCAGGAGCCCGGCTGGCCGGGGTTCGGGCAGGCCCCCGCCGAGGTGATGCGCCTGTTCCTCGCCGCCCTGACCCGCGAGCACGGATCCGTACGGGCCTACGCGGCGGGCCTGCTGGGCGCGGACGACGCCCTGGTCGCGACCCTGCGCGCCAACCTGCTCGAACCCGCCCGGCAGAACACATGA
- a CDS encoding VOC family protein, which translates to MFQESKAFSGFSVDDIGKAEEFYGGTLGVRVSEENGMLVLHLGGGGTVLVYPKDDHRPAEFTVLNFPVDDVEETVDALTALGVTFERYPGFDSDDKGIVRGQGEGMPTIAWFKDPAGNVLSVLGE; encoded by the coding sequence ATGTTCCAGGAGAGCAAGGCGTTCAGCGGATTCTCGGTGGACGACATCGGGAAGGCCGAGGAGTTCTACGGCGGGACGCTCGGCGTGCGGGTCTCGGAGGAGAACGGCATGCTCGTCCTACACCTCGGCGGCGGCGGCACCGTGCTGGTGTACCCCAAGGACGACCACCGGCCGGCGGAGTTCACCGTCCTCAACTTCCCGGTGGACGACGTCGAAGAGACCGTGGACGCGCTCACGGCCCTCGGGGTCACCTTCGAGCGCTATCCCGGCTTCGACTCCGACGACAAGGGCATCGTCAGGGGCCAGGGCGAGGGCATGCCGACGATCGCCTGGTTCAAGGACCCGGCGGGCAACGTCCTGTCCGTACTCGGCGAGTAG
- a CDS encoding ankyrin repeat domain-containing protein encodes MSREPLVGGVPAEELAVWHQVRRFAVPGWMIESATGARLAGDWREACAVAAVDIALDPARIGASHGGAVRAAVEADLAHLAPDLLRWHLPRALAAGTMLMGGRTVVLARHGGRGPGSRAGAPAACLVVRTPARDAPQRLVLDFVAADDPGLRREYLVDDWTAFRHFWDARRAPELRAWCGGDAGRLPFFLADGTPLGPGELPDTDPGPADPVAREEWIAVLQARGDTVAAFAAAGVETDLATWGPPSPWGGPPPEAVITKLPLDLPRIVREVRRLRAAGDAARFRIPGAYRGDVLLEPAGPGAHAGLRAHAGAPYASTGVPTIPGTVWRRLPDLQLVRTGRLTPEELHPLVAAALFPASGTACGPPGPPAVLEPVRVRCGGEWHLVGFRDGELRIPHSPREQQREQALLAFGGAVSGCFAVRRAWATGRGQLPRALRPLRREAFERARHGDAPGIAALLAAGLDPAVRDTETGRSLAEVLGPLAPEAG; translated from the coding sequence GTGAGCCGAGAACCGCTGGTGGGCGGGGTCCCCGCGGAGGAGCTCGCCGTATGGCACCAGGTACGGCGCTTCGCCGTACCCGGCTGGATGATCGAGAGCGCGACCGGGGCCCGGCTCGCCGGCGACTGGCGCGAGGCCTGCGCGGTGGCGGCCGTGGACATCGCGCTCGACCCCGCGCGGATCGGGGCTTCGCACGGCGGCGCCGTACGGGCCGCGGTCGAGGCCGACCTCGCGCACCTGGCTCCCGACCTGCTGCGCTGGCACCTGCCGCGGGCGCTCGCGGCGGGCACGATGCTGATGGGGGGCCGCACCGTCGTCCTCGCCCGCCACGGCGGGCGCGGGCCCGGCTCCCGGGCGGGCGCGCCGGCCGCCTGCCTGGTCGTCCGCACCCCCGCCCGGGACGCTCCGCAGCGGCTGGTGCTGGACTTCGTGGCCGCCGACGACCCCGGTCTGCGGCGCGAGTACCTCGTCGACGACTGGACCGCCTTCCGCCACTTCTGGGACGCCCGGCGCGCCCCGGAGCTGCGCGCCTGGTGCGGGGGCGACGCGGGGCGGCTCCCGTTCTTCCTCGCGGACGGCACTCCGCTCGGGCCCGGGGAACTGCCCGACACCGACCCCGGCCCCGCCGACCCCGTCGCGCGGGAGGAGTGGATCGCCGTCCTCCAGGCCCGCGGGGACACCGTGGCCGCCTTCGCGGCCGCGGGGGTGGAGACCGACCTGGCCACCTGGGGGCCGCCCTCCCCATGGGGAGGACCGCCACCCGAGGCCGTGATCACGAAGCTGCCCCTGGACCTGCCCCGGATCGTCCGGGAGGTGCGGCGCCTGAGGGCAGCGGGGGACGCCGCCCGGTTCCGGATACCGGGCGCGTACCGCGGCGACGTCCTGCTCGAACCGGCCGGCCCGGGAGCGCACGCCGGCCTCCGCGCCCATGCCGGCGCGCCGTACGCGAGCACGGGCGTGCCCACGATCCCGGGCACCGTGTGGCGCCGCCTGCCCGACCTCCAGCTGGTCCGCACCGGCCGCCTCACCCCGGAAGAGCTCCATCCGCTGGTGGCGGCCGCCCTGTTCCCGGCCTCGGGCACCGCCTGCGGGCCGCCCGGCCCGCCCGCCGTCCTGGAGCCGGTACGGGTCAGGTGCGGGGGCGAGTGGCACCTGGTCGGCTTCCGGGACGGGGAACTTCGCATTCCGCACAGCCCGCGGGAGCAGCAGCGCGAGCAGGCCCTGCTGGCCTTCGGCGGCGCCGTCTCCGGCTGCTTCGCCGTCCGGCGGGCGTGGGCCACAGGCCGGGGGCAGCTGCCGCGCGCCCTGCGGCCGCTGCGCCGGGAGGCCTTCGAGCGCGCGCGGCACGGCGACGCCCCGGGGATCGCCGCCCTGCTGGCCGCCGGGCTGGACCCCGCCGTCCGGGACACCGAGACGGGCCGCTCGCTCGCGGAGGTGCTGGGCCCTCTCGCCCCCGAGGCAGGCTGA
- a CDS encoding VOC family protein yields the protein MNITHTSFVTLPVADQDRALAFYTGVLGFQVRADRPVGPGRWLQVAPEGAQTVFTLSGPGMGDFTPGSARGIMLVTADVDADCARLAAAGVEVTGPDEAPWGRMVGFRDLDGNELMLLTEKEGF from the coding sequence ATGAACATCACGCACACTTCCTTCGTCACCCTCCCCGTCGCCGACCAGGACCGGGCCCTCGCCTTCTACACCGGCGTACTCGGCTTCCAGGTCCGCGCCGACCGCCCGGTCGGACCCGGACGCTGGCTGCAGGTCGCCCCCGAAGGCGCACAGACCGTCTTCACGCTGTCCGGCCCGGGGATGGGCGATTTCACGCCCGGCTCCGCCCGGGGGATCATGTTGGTCACGGCCGATGTCGACGCCGACTGCGCGAGGCTCGCGGCGGCCGGTGTCGAGGTGACCGGTCCGGACGAGGCCCCCTGGGGGCGGATGGTTGGCTTCCGCGACCTCGACGGCAACGAGCTGATGCTGCTGACGGAGAAGGAAGGCTTCTGA